TGAATGTGCAAaacgccgggcgggcgggcgggacgGATGgacgcggcggcgcggcgccggccgcctccccgcgccgccccggtcCTGCGCTGCTGCCCCCGGAGGGCTGCCGCGGCCCAGCCGGCGCCGGCGATGAGCGCCCGGGCGTTAGGGAGCTCCGAGCCCGCCCCGGGCACGAGGGCTGACTCAGCCGGCGCGGCGCCAGCGCTGACCCGATttgccgcgggggggggaacggggggggggaactggggcTGGAGCCACCCAGCAGCGTTGCCGCCGCCTCTTCCGTGCGCCGGGGCCACCTTACCGGGAATCACAGCCAGTCCATCCTTGGCCCGGCGCCGTCCGAGTCGCTGCCGCGTGGGGCCCTGGCTGCAAAGGGCAGACGCTCTGCAAGTCGCAGACTAGTAGGGGGCCTGCGGGCGAACCGGCAGGGCAGCGTGAGGCCTTGGGGCCGGCTGGAGCCCGCGGAGCCACCTGGAACGGGGACGTGGGCTCCTGGAGACCCCGGGACGGGGCTGGAGCTTCAGGGCAGTCCCTGGGAGAGTGGGAAGGGGCGAACCCTGCCACAGAAAGGGACAGGGACGAGGAAGCCGCCGCGAGTGACGGCCCCTGTCACACCGGAGACAGAAGGTCCCAGGGGCCGGGAAAACCCCTAGCGATGAAACGTGGTCAAAACTTaaaaacgtaaaaaaaaaaaaaaaagttccctcaAAAAAAGCAGAGTGCCTGTGCAGCACGCTGACGCGGAGACACCCAGGAGCGCCTGGAGCAGGGGGCACGGAGGGGTGTTCCTGGGGGACCGCGGGGCCGGAGGGGGGCCGCGATGCGGGTGTGCGAGCCCTCCCCCTCAGCCAGCCCCACGCAGGAGAAGGGGAAGCCCTGGGCCTCTCGTGGCGTCTGAGGGGGTTTCTCCTGCGCCGCTCGCGGGTGGCAGAACCCGGCCCCATGGAATGAAAAggcgggggggaagagggagggaaagtAAAGCCTGGTGATGACCAGCTCCACTGTGGCAAAAGCCCTACGGCACAGGGGGAAGAACACGGcgcaccggggccggggggggcggtcCCCAGGCCAGGGAGGGAGGTGACCCCAGTGCCGCCAGGGGAGAGCTCAGCAGAGCCCAgggaggggagctgggggagcaCAAGAAGGAAGCCAGCCCAGGCAGAAGGGCACTGAGAGAAGGGGGCACAGcactgggggggggaaggggcacaGGGTGACAGGATCCCCCCCCCAAACGAGGGGAGGACCCCAGAGAGGGAGACACGGCACCTGAGCAGCCCCCCACCCTCGGCTGCAGGGACAAATACGAAGAAAAGCAGCTGAACCCCCCAAAAGGAACCACAAACAGCTGAGATCACAGCAAAAACCCTCAAAGCAGAGGaacactgcggggggggggggaaatagccCCCTTCGATCACCGGGGGGGGAATCGTGGGGATGAGGGAAAAGGACAAGGCTGGGGGGAGGGGCAGAATTACGGTGACcgggtggggggaaaggggagacAGAGCCGGGGGGGCCAAACCGCACAAGCCCAGGGGGAGGAACGTTAACAGCACAGAGCTGGTGGAGGGGACCGTGACGCCGTAGgagaccggggggggggcacacagaGCTAGGGGGGGGGACGGGCCCTGCATGACGGAGCCAGACTGCCcgccggggcagagcgggggccCAAGCCCTGCCTTGTTGCCCGCCTCCCCGTAGGGCcgagccccccgcccccgcggcccggccggtaCCTGCTTGGGGGCGGGTGAGGGGGgcgcgtggggcgggggggggggggtcagtgccgggcccggccgcctcctGCCGCCGCCATCTTACACAGAGCcccggagccgcggccccgccgaaATCCCGCGAGAACTCGACTCCCGCGAGAGCGGCACGCaaggggcggggcggccgccgcggtcTCGCGAGAGCTCGGCGCGCGCCGGGAatgggggagtgaagggggggccAAGGGGAGCGCGAGCGGCGCCGCGGTGGGGGGGCAGGATCTCGCGACAGGACGTAGAAGGCCGCGCGAGATCCGGGCTGGCAGGGTGAAATCTCGCGAGACCTGGGGGGGGGAAACACTTTCCCGCCCCCACTCCCCAAGCAGCGGCCACAccggaggggggaggaggaggagcgcgtccccgccggcggccgcaACGTCTCGCGACAGCGAGCGGCGCCGGGTCTCGCGAGAGGACGTGCCGCAGCGGCACAAATGCCCGGCAAACCTCGCGAGACTTTCCCCAGACCTCTCACGGCCTCGgcccccaccccctccccgcgCCAGTAACGGCTCCATTCCCCCCCCACAAGGGGACATCGAGGGGCGAGCGGCGGTGACAGGGCGCCCCGAAGGGCGGGGtagcccccgcctgccccctccccgcccgcggaAACACCACGttccgcggcggcagcggcggcggcccgggaCTCACCGGCGGGCGAGCACCTCCCGCGAGACCTGCCGCGAGATCTCGCGAGGCCGCGGCGGGACACaacggccggggcggggcggcgccagCTCTCGCGAGAGCCCCGCAGCCGCCAGAACTCTCGCGAGGCTCTAGGCGCCGCGCGCGAAGACGGGGGCGGGAAGGGGAGGAGCGCGGACCGGCGTTGCCtccgcggccggcggcagcggcacccGGAAGATCTCGCGAGAGCGGCTCGCGGCCCGCCCCTCCCAGGCGCTTCCCGCGAGACTCCCGCCGCTCACTTCTCGCGAGACGCGCGGCCGGGAGCTCTGCAGGGCCCCGGCGGGGGTCACGTGATGCACGGGTAACGGGCGATTTTCTCcgtttttttttattctaacgATATAAAAGTGGGGGGCGTGGCCTCGCCCGGCTCCTACAAAACGGGGCGGAGCTCAGCCCGCGGCGGGGCGACAACCAATGGGGAgcggcctcgccccgccccccaTCAACCTGAAGACGAGGGGTAGGggtgaaggtttaaaaaaaaaaatccagcgaCGACCAATCAGAGGAAGCTCCGCCCTTTCCTCAACCAATCCCGCGGGGAGAGGTGCAGTAGGAGAAGCCCCGCCCTTTGCTCTGGCAGCGTCCAATCAAAAGCAGTCCCGCCTTGTCACTGGGCAGCATCCGATGCCAAGAGGGGGGCGGTCACGTGGGCGTGGCCTCACCGCTGGTAGGCGTGGCCAGGCAGAGGCCCCACCCCTTCTCAGCGCTTCCCCTTGCAGCAACTCCTCAGGCAGCGGCTGGTGGGTTGGCACGGCCTCGCCGTGGGGTGGGTGTGACCTCGCAGCACGGTGGGCCTGGCCAGAGGGCCCCCCCTCAAAGCTTCTCCTTGCAGCGGGTCccgagggtgggggggggggggtgggcaaGGCCCGGCAGGAGCCCCGTCCCCCTCCACGAGGCTCCGCCCCCCCTCTCAGAGCAGCAGCTTCCCGTTGCGGTGGATCTTGAGGATGCGGCCCAGACGCTGCTTGGCCGTGGCCAGGCCCTTGCGCGGGCGCCGGCCTGGCCCCGCCACCGCCACCCCCGGGGGGCCGCGCGGTGCCTCGGGGCCaccccggccccctgcccgcgTCCCCCActcccccggcgccggcagcggcgcgccccggcgcggccccgagAGGAAGACGCCGGGCGCCATGGgagcgggcgcccggcccggggggcccgGACGCGCCGTGTACTCGTGGTCGGCCAGGCTGGGCGGGTAGGGGGGTGGCTCCGtgcgcccctccccctccccctcccctcccccgccacCAGCCTCTGGCTCTGCCACCTCCGGTGACGACGACGCCAGCACCTCGGTCTCTGCCTCGGCCTCCGGCGAGGGCTCGGGCGAGGGCTCGGGTGAGGGCGGGCGGCGCTTGGCCGGGCCCTTCCGCCGCTGCAGCTTGCGGTGTTCCTGGGGGGCAGACGGGTGCTGTCCTGTCCCCGGGCCGCCCCCAAAACACCCCCGGCGCCCCTAAAACCACCCCGAACCGCACCCACCCGTACCCAAACGCCCTCAACAGCACCACGAAGGCCCCTGGCGCCCGTCAGCAGCCTCTGTGGCCCCCTAAACACCCCGCACGCCCTCACATCGACAGCCCGCCCCTCGAAAGCCCTGATTTTGCCCCAAATACGTGGCAAGCATTTTAGAAAGAGCCCTAGACACTCCCCCAGCCAGCGGCAGCAGTACCTGCTGGGCCAGCTTGGCGGCGGCAGCCGCCAGTCCCGTCTCCACCGAGGCCACGCGGGTGCCCTCCCGCACAGGGCGGCTCTGCCGGGGCAGCGTGGGGGTCACGCGGGCTGCGGGGGGGACCAGACACAGTGGTGAGCATGGGGGGGGGACCCCAGTGCCTGGGCTCGGCTCTGCCCAGAgcaagggcccaggcatctgggcctGCCCTCGCACCTTTTGGGCTCCAGGGCGCATCGTCTGTGACCTTCTTCTTCTTTGGCAGCGACTTCAGAGCTGGGTCGTCCTCATCTGACTCCAGCGAGGGGTAAACTGAGGCAGGGGCAGATAGGACGGGGCAagggttggggcggggggggggagctggctctgccccccacccccaccgggGGCCCTGGCATCCAGCACTCACTGTACTCGGCGTCCTTGAagcaggcacccaggctgtcgTGCTCATCGGGGCTGGCCTCGTCCTCGCTGTCGGTgctgcggggagccgggggcaggcggcggggggcccccgaggcgccggggccgccccgctcggctgcctgccctgccgcccaccagcccggggccccggccgccgggggggcccccgctGGCAGGTTGGCCATGCGCAGCATGCCCTGGATGGCCTCCCGTGTGCTGGGGGAGGCCGGCGCCTCGCTGGAGGCGCCACGGCAGCGGTCACCCCCTGGCAACCCCCCCCAGTCACCTGCCCCCAAAGTGCCCCCCCAgcagacccccccaaacccttaGACAACCCCCTAACTCCCCTCTGATTAATTCCCCCAAATACCTCCTTGGACCCCGCCCCGATCCATCCCCCCCAGTGACCCCCATCGGTCACAGGcaccccagcccccggggaccccGCCACACCCCATCCCATCTCCCCTCACCTGAGCTGGGGGTATTCGGATCCCCCCACTTGCCGGCTGGCCTTGAGCAGGTCAAGGatgccggcggcgctgccggcccccccctcctcctcctctgtcgtGTAGTCCTCCtggggggatgcagccggggggGTGAGCACCACAACCCCTTGGCGTCCCCCCCCAGATCTCTAAATTGTCCCCCTCAGACGACCAGACCCCCATACCTCGATGTCGAAGTCAACCTCTCCCGGCTCCCTCACCCGGTTCGGGTCTGAGCACGGCTTGGCCCGGGGCAGCTTCcgggggagccctggggggggggtgggggggagaatgACAGGGGTCACGAGAGGGCTTGGGCGTGGGGGTGGTTTGGGGCCCTCAGTGACCACCTCCCCATAGCTCCAGGCAGACggagcaggtttggggggggagggggtcccagaggggtctgggggggggatttgggggccttCAGTGATCCTCAGAGCTCCAGGAGACGGAGAAagttttggggggtcctgggaaggtctgggggggatttgggagCCCTCAGTGACCCCCTGAGCTCCAGAAGACAGAGAAGGTTTCAGGGGGTCTCGGGAGGGTCTGGGGGAGACTTAGGAGCCCTCAGTGATCTCCCAAGCTCCAGGGGGATGGAGAAGGTCTGGGGTCATTCGCTAGCACGGTTCCCATGGGATttaggggatccctgggagggataGGGAAGTCTTAGAGGGCCCGGCTTTGGGGTGactcgcgggggggggggttgtggcaGCTGGGGGGCAGTTTGGCCACGCAGGAAGACTCGGGGGGGTGcctgggtttgggggggggggactcacggggcaggcggcgggcgccgcggcgtGGCGGTGTCTCATCGATCTGCAGGTCCTCCTCAGAGTCAAGGTCGACGCCACGGGCGCCGGGGGGGCTtggcggggaggagggagacGGGAGGGCCTGGGGCCGCCATCGCCCCCCGAGGCGGCTCCgccggggcctgggggggcaaGCAGATGTCAGCCCTGCAGCTGACCCCCAGGCCCCCAAGCCGCTTCCTGCCCCACCGCACCCTGGATTCCCCATTTTACCCCCaaaatgcacccccccccccccgcggcggttGCTCACCGAGCACCACAGCCGTTGGCCACCATGAGGGGCAGCTCCCCCTCGGCCGCCTCCGAGTCACCATCCGTCTCCTCCGGGCTGGAGCTCAACGCCTCCGGCTGGTGGTGACGGGAtagggggtgggggtgagggtCAGTGCCACTCGGGCCCTGTAATGCCCCCCCCGAACTGCCccgtggaggggcgggggggggtcccgtggCATCAcccctcacctcttcctcctcctcctcctcctcttcctcctcttcctcgtcctcctccagcagccccaggccACGCGCAGGGCCCTGGCGTCCCTCCAGCTCCAGCGCCTTGGGCTGCAGGCGGCagggccctgccccggggggggcctTGTGGGCGCCCCCCTTCCTGCCAGGGGGCTCaagggggccccggggcagcccgaaGGGGGGCCCCGACTTGCCCACGCTCTGCTGGAAGATGTCCtgccgggggaggggggcagcctcAGCGGGGGCTTTCTGACCCCCCCCAGTCCTTCCCAACcctcccagtctgtcccagtcCCTCTCTGCACCCCTTACAGTGCTTTCTGACCCCCCCCATCTGTCCCagcgccccccacctccaccagcCGGATCTCCTTCGCCAAGTCCTTGATGAGCTGCCCAGGCCGCACTGTCTCCGGGATCTCGTGCTCATGCTCAGccagcacctgggggggggggggaaggaggaaacagGTTGGAGGGGAAACGGGGGCAAAATGGGGCCAGGGGGACTGTGGCCTCAAAATGGGGACACCCCCCACAAACCCCCCACGTCTGTCCCagagccccccaacccccccccacatctgccccagagccccccaaaacCTCCTCCATCTGTCCTGGACCTCCCCCCTCCAAAACCACCCCATGTCTGACCCAGAGaccctgaacccccccccccacaaccgtgtgccccagagcccccccaaaacccccatgTCCACCCaagagacccccaaaacctccccaaaTCCACCTCagagccccccaaatccccagtgtctgccccagagccccccaaccccccacaTGTGCCCCGGAGGGGCCCCCCCACCTCCTTGCGGGTCCAGGCACGGAAGGCCGTGGTCAGCGCCTTGGCCCCGTGCACCAGGTAGGCCACAGGGTGCCGGCGGTTCTCGCGCAGCCCTGGGGACGCGCAGGGACACCCTGAGGCTGCCGCCACCacggggccgggacccccctgcCTCCTGGGGCTGGGCTGCGACCCCCCGGGATGGGGCACCCCAGGACTCCCCGGACCAGGCTGGGACACCCCGGGATGGGGCTAAGACACCCAAGGACCTGCTGGGGCTAGGCTGGGACCCCCATAGACCaggctgggcccccccccggaccctAAAGGACCAGGCTGGAACCTCCCAGGACAAGGCTGACACACCCGAGGACCTTCTGGGGCCAGCTTGGTCCCCTCTGGACCAGGCTGGGACCCG
The sequence above is a segment of the Dromaius novaehollandiae isolate bDroNov1 chromosome 37, bDroNov1.hap1, whole genome shotgun sequence genome. Coding sequences within it:
- the PHF8 gene encoding histone lysine demethylase PHF8, which translates into the protein MASVPVYCLCRLPYDVTRFMIECDVCQDWFHGSCVGVEEDAAAEIDLYHCPKCQELHGPSVMKRRRGPAKQPDAEPIRAIRTGSAQFVRELRGRTFPSADEVLLKPSGAQLTVEYLEENSFSVPILVLRKEGLGMTLPPPTFTARDIEHYVGPDKEIDVIDVARQADCRMRLGDFVTYFCGARRDRVLNVISLEFSDTRLSNLVETPRIVRKLSWVENLWPGESVFERPSVQKYCLMGTRDSYTDFHIDFGGTSVWYHVLRGEKVFYLARPTPANLALFEAWSSSSNQGEMFFGDQVDRCYRCPLRQGQTLFIPTGWIHAVLTPVDCLAFGGNFLHSLNIDMQLKAYEIEKRLSTADLFKFPNFETICWYVGKHLLDTFRGLRENRRHPVAYLVHGAKALTTAFRAWTRKEVLAEHEHEIPETVRPGQLIKDLAKEIRLVEDIFQQSVGKSGPPFGLPRGPLEPPGRKGGAHKAPPGAGPCRLQPKALELEGRQGPARGLGLLEEDEEEEEEEEEEEEEPEALSSSPEETDGDSEAAEGELPLMVANGCGARPRRSRLGGRWRPQALPSPSSPPSPPGARGVDLDSEEDLQIDETPPRRGARRLPRLPRKLPRAKPCSDPNRVREPGEVDFDIEEDYTTEEEEGGAGSAAGILDLLKASRQVGGSEYPQLSEAPASPSTREAIQGMLRMANLPAGAPPAAGAPGWWAAGQAAERGGPGASGAPRRLPPAPRSTDSEDEASPDEHDSLGACFKDAEYIYPSLESDEDDPALKSLPKKKKVTDDAPWSPKARVTPTLPRQSRPVREGTRVASVETGLAAAAAKLAQQEHRKLQRRKGPAKRRPPSPEPSPEPSPEAEAETEVLASSSPEVAEPEAGGGGGEGEGEGRTEPPPYPPSLADHEYTARPGPPGRAPAPMAPGVFLSGPRRGAPLPAPGEWGTRAGGRGGPEAPRGPPGVAVAGPGRRPRKGLATAKQRLGRILKIHRNGKLLL